From one Anabas testudineus chromosome 21, fAnaTes1.2, whole genome shotgun sequence genomic stretch:
- the tyw5 gene encoding LOW QUALITY PROTEIN: tRNA wybutosine-synthesizing protein 5 (The sequence of the model RefSeq protein was modified relative to this genomic sequence to represent the inferred CDS: deleted 1 base in 1 codon), with translation MELQEKVAVPVFTRVNREVFLQQIYPERRPAVLRGVCLGPCLDKWTVEYLGQTGGDKEVKIHVSTVAQMDFLHKNFVYKTLPFNEFVKRASEELHSHFFLCEDESYYLRSLGEDVRKEPADLSKQFPDLAEDFNIPHFFEPDQFFSSVFRISSCGLQLWTHYDVMDNLLAQVTGTKRVVLFSPQDALHLYLSGDKSEVLDIDDPDLEQFPEFVKAKRYECVLEPGDLLFIPALWFHNTLALQFGVGVNVFWRHLPADSYDKKDPYGNKDPVAAARALQALERALNTLDELPADYRDFYGRRMIQRIQKRTFCSSLPSTHTEQDCDTTLPSSQFTKPG, from the exons ATGGAGCTCCAGGAGAAAGTAGCTGTTCCTGTATTTACTCGAGTAAACAGGGAGGTGTTCCTACAGCAGATCTATCCAGAG CGCAGGCCAGCTGTGCTCAGAGGTGTGTGTCTCGGACCGTGTCTGGACAAATGGACGGTTGAATATCTCGGACAGActggaggagacaaggaggtGAAGATTCATGTGTCCACAGTGGCACAGATGGACTTCCTGCACAAAAACTTTGTGTACAA AACTCTGCCGTTCAATGAGTTCGTGAAAAGAGCATCAGAGGAGCTGCACTCACACTTCTTCCTGTGTGAA GATGAGAGCTATTATCTTCGATCACTTGGAGAAGACGTCCGGAAG GAGCCCGCTGATCTGAGCAAACAGTTCCCGGATTTGGCGGAGGATTTTAATATCCCACAC TTCTTCGAACCTGATCAGTTTTTCTCCAGCGTCTTCCGCATCAGCTCGTGTGGCCTGCAGCTGTGGACTCACTACGAT gTGATGGATAACCTGCTGGCTCAGGTGACGGGGACGAAGAGAGTGGTCCTCTTCAGCCCCCAGGATGCACTGCACCTCTACCTGTCAG GGGATAAGTCAGAGGTTCTGGACATCGATGACCCAGATCTGGAACAGTTTCCTGAGTTTGTAAAGGCAAAGAGATACGAGTGTGTGCTTGAGCCTGGAGATCTACTTTTTATCCCTG ccCTGTGGTTCCATAACACCCTTGCGCTGCAGTTTGGAGTTGGTGTTAATGTGTTCTGGCGCCATCTACCAGCAGACAGCTATGACAAAAAGGACCCCTATGGTAATAAAGACCCAGTGGCTGCGGCTCGAGCCCTTCAGGCACTGGAGAGGGCTCTGAACACTCTGGATGAACTCCCAGCAGATTACCGGGACTTCTATGGCCGCCGTATGATCCAGCGCATCCAAAAGCGGACGTTCTGTAGCAGCCTGCCGAGCACACATACGGAGCAGGACTGTGATACTACATTACCCAGCAGTCAATTCACCAAACCTGGATAA
- the maip1 gene encoding m-AAA protease-interacting protein 1, mitochondrial → MALFMLRSCCRFTSTSSAIRLVLNQRIVVNRAVKLRSSPLGVAAAVRPYSSDRETQEKSQKVLVVGIPNLFIWFRTRIYYFLIRTYFDTEFSIEEFTEGAKQAFCHVSRLLSQCQFEALEGLVAKDLIGKLEEKCKLLPVSHKKALSADLDEIMYTIPGDVGIYYDDDGRRFVSILMRFWYLTSAHIPEDSMEGTRIFQVVIRRESEAGTKRLLTANYEFQREFTKGVPPDWTITRIEHSRLLD, encoded by the exons ATGGCGCTGTTCATGTTAAGAAGTTGTTGCAGGTTTACGTCAACGTCCAGCGCCATTCGTCTCGTTTTAAATCAAAGAATCGTCGTAAACCGGGCCGTTAAATTGCGCTCATCACCTCTCGGTGTGGCAGCAGCTGTCCGCCCTTACAGCTCCGACCgagaaacacaggaaaagagCCAGAAGGTGCTGGTCGTCGGTATCCCGAACCTTTTCATCTGGTTCCGCACTCGGATTTACTACTTTCTGATCAGGACCTACTTTGATACAGAGTTCTCCATTGAGGAATTCACGGAGGGAGCGAAACAG GCCTTCTGCCATGTGTCCAGACTGTTGTCACAGTGTCAGTTTGAAGCTTTAGAAGGACTTGTGGCGAAAGAC TTGATCGGAAAGCTCGAGGAAAAGTGTAAACTTCTGCCAGTGAGCCACAAGAAAGCCCTCTCTGCAGACCTCGATGAGATCATGTACACAATACCCGGAGACGTGGGAATCTactatgatgatgatg GGAGAAGGTTTGTAAGTATTCTGATGCGTTTCTGGTATCTGACAAGTGCACACATTCCTGAAGACAGCATGGAGGGAACTCGCATATTCCAGGTTGTCATTCGTAGGGAGAGTGAAGCTGGAACTAAAAGACTGTTAACTGCAAATTATGA ATTCCAAAGGGAGTTTACTAAAGGAGTTCCACCAGACTGGACCATAACGAGGATAGAGCACTCCAGACTTTTGGATTAA